A genomic segment from Vibrio panuliri encodes:
- a CDS encoding PhoX family protein, which produces MRAKPTPDQRPLEHEPEFNQFVEAAMSRRRFLQVTGAAGTVGFFASSSISQAIAKSLPSQSNLLGFEGIAISTADNIEVPSGYQADVLISWGDAVVKGAPEFAQNNNAAAQAMQFGDNNDGMSFFPISEQRAVLVVNNEYTNNEYLYPHQGEQITADDALKAQAAHGVSIVELSKLDGKWQVNVEGRLNRRITANTEMDISGVAAGHPQLKTKADPSGKRVLGTFNNCANGQTPWGTYLTCEENFNGYFANTAETELGDTYARYGLNNTDRGYDWYKHQARFDIAKEPNEPHRHGWVVEIDPMNPNSTPKKRTALGRFKHENAALTINSDGHVVVYLGDDERGEHLYKFVSKNQYRPGADSNRDLLEEGTLYVAQFTGTEGELKGQGQWLELTWGKNGLTPENGFPDQASVLIFARLAATQVGATTMDRPEWVAVHPDNQSVFCTLTNNKHRGVKESQPLNVVNPRETNPYGHIVRWRPSQGNHRSDSFEWDIYVLAGNPEVHPTSLMAGSHNIHKDNMFNSPDGIGFDKAGRLWIQTDGKYSNEGDFAGMGNNQMLCSDPKTGEIRRFLTGPIACEITGLTFSPDYKTMFVGVQHPGEDLAPSHFPQGGNAIPRSSVIMITRKDGGIIGA; this is translated from the coding sequence ATGCGCGCGAAGCCAACCCCAGATCAACGCCCTCTTGAACACGAACCTGAATTTAACCAATTTGTTGAGGCGGCAATGTCAAGACGCCGCTTCTTACAAGTCACGGGAGCAGCGGGCACCGTTGGCTTTTTTGCCTCCAGTTCAATCAGTCAAGCAATAGCAAAGAGTCTTCCGAGTCAATCCAACTTACTGGGTTTTGAAGGTATCGCGATTTCTACCGCTGACAACATTGAAGTGCCATCAGGCTATCAAGCTGATGTACTTATCTCATGGGGAGATGCGGTTGTTAAAGGCGCTCCCGAGTTTGCGCAAAACAACAACGCCGCGGCTCAAGCCATGCAGTTCGGCGATAATAACGATGGCATGAGTTTCTTCCCAATATCCGAGCAACGTGCGGTGCTCGTGGTTAATAACGAATACACCAACAATGAGTACCTTTATCCTCATCAAGGAGAGCAAATTACCGCTGATGATGCTCTTAAAGCGCAAGCTGCACATGGCGTATCCATTGTTGAGCTGAGCAAACTCGACGGTAAATGGCAGGTCAATGTAGAGGGGCGTCTCAATCGTCGCATCACCGCCAATACAGAAATGGATATATCAGGTGTGGCTGCTGGCCATCCTCAACTTAAAACCAAAGCCGATCCTTCTGGCAAGCGAGTACTCGGCACTTTTAACAACTGCGCCAACGGGCAAACCCCATGGGGCACCTATCTTACCTGTGAAGAGAATTTCAACGGATACTTTGCCAATACCGCTGAAACAGAACTGGGTGACACCTACGCTCGCTACGGTTTGAATAACACCGATCGCGGCTATGATTGGTATAAACATCAAGCGCGATTTGATATTGCCAAAGAACCCAACGAGCCGCACCGCCATGGGTGGGTAGTTGAAATTGACCCAATGAACCCCAACTCGACACCTAAAAAACGCACCGCTCTTGGGCGCTTTAAACACGAGAATGCAGCACTGACGATTAACTCAGACGGGCATGTTGTCGTTTATCTCGGTGATGATGAACGTGGCGAACACTTATATAAGTTTGTCTCAAAGAACCAATACCGACCGGGAGCCGATTCTAATCGTGATCTACTCGAAGAGGGCACGCTGTATGTGGCTCAGTTTACTGGTACAGAGGGAGAGTTAAAGGGCCAAGGTCAGTGGCTAGAACTTACTTGGGGGAAAAATGGTCTAACACCTGAAAACGGCTTTCCAGATCAAGCATCGGTACTGATTTTTGCTCGTCTTGCAGCAACACAAGTTGGCGCAACCACCATGGACCGACCTGAATGGGTAGCGGTTCACCCAGACAATCAATCGGTGTTTTGCACCCTTACCAACAACAAGCACCGAGGCGTTAAAGAGTCACAACCACTCAATGTGGTCAATCCTCGTGAAACGAACCCTTATGGTCATATTGTTCGTTGGCGTCCTAGCCAAGGCAATCACCGCTCAGACTCTTTCGAGTGGGATATCTATGTATTGGCTGGCAACCCAGAAGTTCATCCAACGAGCCTAATGGCAGGCAGTCACAACATCCATAAAGACAATATGTTTAATAGCCCTGATGGCATCGGCTTCGATAAAGCGGGTCGTTTGTGGATCCAAACGGATGGCAAATACTCCAATGAGGGTGACTTTGCAGGTATGGGGAACAACCAGATGCTCTGTAGCGACCCAAAGACTGGCGAAATCCGTCGATTCTTAACCGGCCCCATTGCTTGCGAAATTACCGGTTTGACCTTCTCACCAGATTACAAAACCATGTTCGTCGGCGTCCAGCACCCAGGGGAAGACCTTGCACCTTCTCACTTTCCTCAAGGGGGAAATGCCATTCCACGCTCCTCGGTTATTATGATCACCCGTAAAGATGGCGGTATTATTGGCGCATAA
- a CDS encoding class I SAM-dependent methyltransferase, whose product MSDQYNNEVSKHYAAYRPPIHQRILELILKDRETSVLGLDIGCGTGVSTQALSPYCAEVLGVEPSEAMLSQAQQVSNGRYLQGDGETIPLAASCADLVTFAGSLYYAKSAALVEELRRVTTDGALIVVYDFEVQLSGFMQQLGIELPSSSSGYDHEINFSDCQQMKQWRCEQLRVELTLSSQQLAHVLFSSSTRYQYLLEKFGQQETFERVLDALNQVSDEHLVSVDCYFSTYSFAV is encoded by the coding sequence ATGAGTGATCAATACAACAATGAGGTCTCAAAGCATTATGCGGCTTATCGTCCGCCTATCCATCAACGTATTCTTGAGCTGATATTGAAAGATCGAGAAACATCCGTTTTGGGTTTGGATATTGGTTGCGGTACAGGTGTGTCTACTCAGGCACTTAGCCCATATTGTGCTGAGGTTTTGGGTGTCGAACCTAGTGAAGCAATGCTTAGTCAAGCCCAGCAGGTGTCAAACGGGCGTTATTTGCAAGGCGATGGTGAAACCATTCCGCTCGCAGCATCTTGTGCTGATCTCGTTACGTTTGCTGGCTCACTCTATTATGCGAAGTCTGCTGCCTTGGTTGAAGAGTTACGCCGAGTCACAACAGATGGTGCCTTGATTGTGGTGTATGATTTTGAGGTGCAGTTGTCAGGGTTTATGCAACAATTGGGTATTGAACTGCCTTCGAGTTCTTCAGGTTATGACCACGAGATTAACTTCAGTGATTGCCAACAGATGAAGCAGTGGCGATGCGAGCAACTGCGGGTTGAGCTGACTTTAAGTAGTCAGCAACTTGCTCATGTTTTGTTTTCATCATCGACACGATATCAGTATTTGCTGGAGAAGTTTGGTCAGCAAGAGACTTTTGAACGGGTGTTAGATGCACTAAACCAAGTCTCGGACGAGCATTTGGTGTCAGTGGACTGCTATTTCTCTACGTATTCTTTTGCCGTTTAA
- the yidA gene encoding sugar-phosphatase, translated as MYKLVALDMDGTLLTSKKAISPRTKQAIQAAREKGVVVVLASGRPLEGMLNSLTELEMNLEQDYVLSYNASLVQRVASKSVIRKQILTGLDAKNIAALARELGTYVHAFSPQRGLITEEDNPYTKHEADINGVTSHVCDFAELADDEEIIKVMMVAEASVLTNAIAQLPQELHQQYTVVQSAPFFLELMNPNSNKGTGVAMLAEHLGIDASEVICVGDAGNDHHMIKYAGLGVAMGNATDDTKALADHITLSNDEDGVAVVIEDFILNA; from the coding sequence ATGTATAAATTGGTTGCCTTAGATATGGATGGCACACTGCTCACATCGAAAAAAGCCATCAGCCCTCGCACCAAGCAAGCCATTCAAGCTGCGCGTGAGAAGGGCGTTGTTGTTGTGCTTGCCTCTGGTCGTCCGCTGGAAGGTATGCTGAACTCATTAACTGAGTTAGAGATGAACTTAGAACAAGACTACGTGTTGAGTTACAACGCGTCATTGGTTCAACGTGTGGCGAGCAAAAGCGTTATTCGTAAGCAAATTCTTACTGGCTTAGATGCGAAAAATATCGCAGCACTTGCTCGTGAGTTGGGCACTTATGTGCATGCGTTCTCTCCTCAGCGTGGGTTGATCACCGAAGAAGATAACCCGTACACCAAACATGAGGCTGATATTAACGGGGTGACTAGCCATGTTTGTGATTTTGCAGAGCTTGCCGATGATGAAGAGATCATCAAAGTGATGATGGTCGCTGAAGCGTCTGTCCTTACAAATGCTATTGCTCAATTACCGCAAGAGTTGCACCAGCAATACACTGTGGTGCAAAGTGCGCCATTCTTTCTTGAACTGATGAATCCAAACAGCAACAAGGGCACTGGTGTGGCGATGTTGGCTGAGCATCTTGGTATTGATGCCAGTGAAGTTATCTGCGTCGGTGATGCTGGTAATGATCACCATATGATTAAGTACGCGGGGCTTGGTGTTGCAATGGGTAATGCGACAGACGACACCAAAGCGCTAGCCGATCATATTACCTTAAGTAATGATGAGGATGGCGTCGCGGTTGTGATTGAAGATTTTATTCTTAACGCCTGA
- a CDS encoding sensor domain-containing diguanylate cyclase → MTRTIKIITVISIITITELLAIKLNALEHEERATRIVHKLNKEIKATFDDALITSEVLKEMVLLSTDRTFSQQQFDQLSKKLLSTYTNVDALLYLPKGIVKYASPYVEHKLAIGHNVLLDIRRKRGADESIHHKKTTIIGPVTLVQNERQAFILRKGITDDSEFIGFSSSIVYLDTILDIVEKSLDESDINQYSIVGYNPDSDTQEDKVIANKGNATKYSHHGVINLYNTKWDIYIFTNNGNFASRLVIFAALSLLAMLVWAAITYFRRFQAAERQRHDLQHEAHCDFLTGLLNRRGFEYRFNLLKEKNTSGSIAIFDIDFFKNINDSYGHDIGDAVLVQFTKLCAAHTTSEFILSRTGGEEFMLLMPDLNQYQAKEICEKLRIAVEKAPFFIKHLNINITVSIGISNFASNDKMETALSYADDALYQAKKNGRNQVCIYA, encoded by the coding sequence TTGACCAGAACAATAAAAATAATAACAGTTATATCAATAATAACTATTACTGAGTTGCTTGCTATAAAACTGAACGCCCTAGAACACGAAGAACGCGCAACTCGTATTGTCCACAAACTCAATAAAGAGATAAAAGCCACCTTTGATGACGCTCTCATTACTTCAGAAGTGCTTAAAGAGATGGTTTTACTGTCAACAGACCGCACCTTCAGTCAGCAACAGTTTGATCAGTTAAGTAAAAAGTTATTATCCACTTACACAAATGTCGATGCGTTACTTTACTTACCTAAAGGTATCGTTAAGTACGCATCCCCCTATGTAGAACACAAGCTTGCGATTGGGCATAACGTTTTACTCGACATTAGACGAAAACGTGGTGCTGACGAATCAATTCACCATAAAAAAACGACAATTATTGGCCCTGTTACATTGGTCCAAAATGAACGCCAAGCATTTATCTTACGTAAAGGTATTACAGATGACTCAGAGTTTATCGGCTTCTCTTCATCAATCGTTTATTTAGACACGATTTTGGACATTGTGGAAAAGTCATTAGACGAAAGCGATATAAACCAATACTCAATAGTCGGCTATAACCCAGACAGCGATACCCAAGAAGATAAGGTAATTGCTAACAAAGGAAATGCAACTAAGTATTCTCACCATGGTGTGATAAACCTATATAACACAAAATGGGACATTTATATCTTCACCAATAATGGTAACTTTGCGTCTCGGCTGGTGATATTTGCCGCCTTGTCATTGTTAGCAATGCTTGTTTGGGCTGCAATCACGTACTTTCGCAGGTTCCAAGCTGCAGAAAGACAGCGTCACGACTTACAACATGAAGCCCACTGTGACTTTCTCACAGGCTTACTTAATCGACGTGGGTTTGAGTATAGGTTTAACTTACTAAAAGAGAAGAACACCTCAGGATCAATTGCCATTTTTGATATCGATTTTTTCAAAAATATCAATGATTCTTATGGTCACGACATCGGCGATGCGGTGCTAGTACAATTTACCAAGTTGTGTGCAGCCCACACCACAAGTGAATTCATTCTATCTAGAACTGGTGGTGAAGAATTTATGTTGCTCATGCCAGATCTAAACCAATATCAAGCAAAGGAAATCTGTGAAAAACTTCGAATTGCAGTAGAAAAAGCCCCTTTCTTCATCAAACACCTTAATATCAATATTACGGTGAGTATTGGTATATCCAATTTTGCCAGCAATGACAAAATGGAGACGGCATTGAGCTATGCTGATGACGCACTCTACCAAGCAAAGAAAAACGGCCGTAATCAAGTGTGTATCTATGCATAA
- a CDS encoding 2TM domain-containing protein, with product MDQAMHTTEQQKHVVAQVKKIKQFYSHLTNYLSVVCLLFVINFVTGTEDIWAIYPALGWGIFIVSHAIKAFEPFNFLGYDWEKKEVEKRLAKLNK from the coding sequence ATGGATCAAGCAATGCACACAACCGAGCAGCAAAAACATGTCGTCGCTCAAGTAAAAAAAATCAAACAGTTTTACTCGCATTTAACTAACTACTTGTCGGTTGTATGCCTATTGTTTGTTATTAATTTTGTGACTGGCACTGAGGATATTTGGGCGATTTATCCAGCCTTGGGTTGGGGGATCTTTATTGTTTCACATGCGATTAAGGCATTTGAGCCGTTTAACTTCTTAGGTTATGACTGGGAGAAGAAAGAAGTGGAAAAGCGTTTAGCTAAGCTCAATAAATAA
- a CDS encoding LysE family translocator has translation MDLIAISSFVFLAALLVISPGPNGVLIVRTATLYGSKAAYFNILGFLGAFYIHGTLSILGISLLLVQSAQAFLVFKVLGAAYLCWMGVQSILSARKKPISIDTDLKEVKRELCFKDAWLQGFITNALNPKVSMFYLAVFPQFISLSQSPQNAYVLVTLHACVNFLWFAGVITLLSKVGQKMRQGRANHWLKSITGVVFVGFGLKLLFLKSLVSH, from the coding sequence ATGGATCTTATTGCGATATCAAGTTTCGTTTTTCTGGCGGCACTGCTAGTGATTTCTCCAGGCCCTAATGGCGTATTGATTGTCCGTACTGCCACATTGTATGGCTCGAAGGCTGCTTATTTTAATATTTTGGGTTTTCTGGGCGCGTTCTATATTCACGGCACACTCTCCATCCTAGGAATCTCTTTATTGCTAGTGCAGTCGGCGCAAGCTTTCTTGGTGTTTAAGGTGCTGGGGGCTGCTTATCTTTGTTGGATGGGCGTTCAGTCAATTCTCTCCGCAAGGAAAAAGCCGATAAGTATCGATACGGATCTCAAAGAGGTCAAACGCGAGCTTTGTTTCAAAGATGCATGGCTGCAAGGGTTTATTACCAATGCGCTTAACCCTAAGGTTTCGATGTTTTATCTCGCTGTTTTCCCTCAGTTTATTTCATTAAGTCAAAGCCCTCAGAATGCTTATGTGCTGGTTACATTACATGCGTGTGTTAACTTCTTGTGGTTTGCTGGTGTGATCACTTTGCTGTCTAAAGTTGGGCAGAAAATGCGACAAGGAAGAGCAAATCACTGGCTAAAATCGATTACCGGTGTGGTTTTTGTCGGCTTTGGACTTAAACTACTGTTTCTAAAATCGTTAGTAAGTCATTAG